The following proteins come from a genomic window of Trifolium pratense cultivar HEN17-A07 linkage group LG4, ARS_RC_1.1, whole genome shotgun sequence:
- the LOC123922614 gene encoding uncharacterized protein LOC123922614 → MSSSQTSSSSKNDETVHSQTTISPSYDSLPQQITIAYPLTTIFPEETTKRKKISAKKPTPKKTTSRDASASKTGKKSKSKSTLKAVHTMRELYLDNPATANVDVNVEASDSSKKNLSSELDLTETLGLEKPRSAEKLGETSLENPNVVFDEIGANSKANLVSEMTVDENTGSGLDAANDATASAAHVDISTSVVPESPNSPVAPVHEEGTETTIPADVITQDKGKTASMPDTSEANVIDVESLQFKSTPRAGISRRLRSNTGKDIATPSEATKTKIGPKKRWSKVTVPSESKKKNVKRKTVSSSDSDYEADQDAEASPAASSQRSAKRKRMAPTVPSVPIDNVSFHCVEYVDRWKFVVKRRMAIERNLTEEFLKCQDIVNLLEEAGLLNTVSKLGNCYDKLTREFLVNIPADCDNPLSPDYLKVYVRGKCVDFSPVVINEYLGRSTTPAAELETSMNEICRTITGDKVKAWPRAGKLSAAKLTTKYALLNKIGAANWVPTTHSNSVATGLAKFIYAVGTGTCYDYGTHIFNATILHGSSTAVKMPIAFPTLICGIILSQHPDICTNSDVPVSRPSALTMDFRLLEGKHAADIAVASLKTPAVGMTKRQMIANLREVSNMLGEKKELVDGVIQALELEQSQANEDGVGPSHGVSHDDDLAGGDTVEEEMASDESPSI, encoded by the coding sequence ATGTCAAGCTCTCAAACTTCATCCTCTTCCAAAAACGACGAAACTGTTCATTCACAAACCACCATATCACCTTCATACGATTCTCTCCCTCAACAAATCACCATCGCTTATCCTCTCACTACCATTTTTCCTGAGGAAACAACGAAGAGAAAGAAGATTTCAGCGAAGAAGCCAACGCCAAAGAAAACTACTTCGCGTGACGCATCTGCTTCAAAAACGGGTAAGAAATCAAAATCTAAATCTACTCTTAAAGCGGTTCATACAATGCGTGAATTGTATCTTGACAATCCTGCTACTGCAAATGTTGATGTTAATGTTGAAGCATCTGATTCTAGTAAGAAGAATTTAAGCTCGGAATTGGATTTAACTGAAACCCTAGGATTAGAAAAACCTAGGTCTGCTGAGAAATTGGGGGAAACCTCCTTGGAAAACCCTAATGTTGTTTTTGATGAAATTGGCGCTAACTCTAAGGCCAATCTTGTGTCTGAGATGACAGTTGATGAAAATACAGGTTCTGGGCTAGATGCTGCaaatgatgctacagcatctgcAGCACATGTTGATATTAGTACTTCTGTAGTCCCTGAGTCACCAAACTCTCCTGTGGCTCCTGTTCATGAAGAAGGGACTGAAACCACCATCCCTGCTGATGTCATTACCCAGGATAAGGGTAAAACTGCAAGTATGCCTGATACAAGTGAGGCAAATGTAATTGATGTTGAAAGTCTCCAATTCAAGAGTACTCCTAGGGCTGGTATATCTAGGAGGCTGAGAAGTAATACAGGAAAGGATATAGCCACTCCTTCTGAAGCCaccaaaactaaaattggaccTAAGAAACGGTGGAGCAAGGTAACTGTTCCCTCTGAAAGTAAGAAGAAGAATGTGAAGAGAAAAACTGTCTCCTCAAGTGACTCTGATTATGAGGCAGATCAAGATGCTGAAGCATCCCCTGCAGCATCTTCTCAGAGGTCTGCCAAGAGAAAAAGGATGGCCCCTACTGTCCCATCTGTACCTATTGACAATGTCTCTTTCCATTGTGTTGAATATGTTGACAGGTGGAAGTTTGTAGTCAAAAGAAGAATGGCCATTGAAAGGAACCTAACTGAAGAATTTTTGAAATGTCAAGACATTGTGAATTTGCTAGAGGAAGCTGGACTGCTGAATACTGTCTCAAAGTTGGGTAACTGCTATGACAAGTTGACCAGAGAGTTCCTGGTAAACATCCCAGCTGACTGTGATAACCCTCTGAGTCCTGATTACTTAAAAGTATATGTGAGGGGTAAATGTGTGGATTTCTCACCAGTTGTCATCAATGAATATCTGGGAAGAAGTACTACTCCTGCAGCTGAGTTAGAGACATCTATGAATGAGATATGCAGGACCATCACTGGTGACAAAGTGAAAGCATGGCCAAGGGCTGGCAAACTTTCTGCTGCTAAATTAACCACAAAATATGCTCTGCTAAACAAAATTGGTGCAGCAAACTGGGTACCCACTACACATTCCAACAGTGTAGCTACAGGTTTGGCAAAATTCATATATGCTGTAGGTACGGGTACATGTTATGATTATGGCActcatatttttaatgcaacAATTCTCCATGGCTCTTCCACTGCTGTAAAAATGCCAATAGCCTTTCCCACTTTGATCTGTGGTATTATCTTGTCTCAACATCCTGACATCTGCACTAACTCTGATGTGCCTGTCTCTAGACCCTCAGCTTTAACCATGGATTTTAGATTATTGGAAGGAAAACATGCTGCAGACATTGCTGTAGCATCTTTGAAGACACCAGCTGTAGGTATGACCAAGAGACAGATGATTGCTAATCTCAGGGAGGTTAGTAATATGCTAGGTGAGAAGAAGGAGCTGGTAGATGGTGTAATCCAAGCCTTGGAGCTTGAGCAGTCACAGGCAAATGAGGATGGAGTTGGTCCTTCCCATGGCGTTTCTCATGATGATGATCTTGCAGGTGGTGACACTGTAGAAGAGGAGATGGCCTCTGATGAAAGCCCCTCCATATGA